The DNA segment CTGGCGATTTCGGCCGACCACCCGCTGGCGAAGGAAGCGGCAGCGGTGAATCCGGCTATCGATGCCTTCTGCGAAGAATGCCGCCGCGCCGGCACCTCGCTTGCCGCATTGGAAACCACCGAGAAGAAGGGCATGGACATGGGTATCCGCGTCCGCCATCCGCTCGACCCGTCCTGGGAGCTGCCGGTCTATATCGCCAATTTCGTGCTGATGGATTATGGCACCGGCGCCATCTTCGGCTGCCCCTCCGGTGACCAGCGCGACCTGGATTTCGCCCGTAAATACGGCCTGCCGGTCGTGCCCGTCGTCATGCCGAGGGATGGTGACGCCGCAAGCTTCAGCATCGACGATGTCGCCTATGATGGCGACGGCGTCATGATCAATTCGCGCTTCCTCGACGGCATGAGCATTGAAGAAGCTTTTGAGACGGTGGCGACGAAATTGTCGGCGACAAGCCTCGGCAATGCGCCGCAGGCCGAGCGCAAGGTGAATTTCCGCCTGCGCGACTGGGGCATCTCGCGCCAGCGCTATTGGGGCTGCCCGATCCCGGTCATCCATTGCGAGGATTGCGGCGTCCTGCCAGTGCCGAAGCAGGATCTGCCGGTGAAGCTGCCGGACGATGTCACCTTCGACCAGCCGGGCAATCCGCTCGACCGCCATCCGACATGGCGGCATGTCGCCTGCCCGCAGTGCGGCAAGGATGCCCGCCGGGAAACCGACACCATGGATACCTTCGTCGATTCTAGCTGGTACTACACTCGCTTCACGGCACCTTGGGAAAATGAGCCCACCGACAAAGCGGCCGCTGATCGCTGGCTGCCCGTCGATCAATATATTGGCGGCATCGAGCATGCGATCCTGCATCTGCTCTATTCCCGCTTCTTCACCCGCGCCATGCGCGAAACCGGTCATGTCGCGGCCAAGGAACCTTTCAAGGGCCTGTTCACCCAGGGTATGGTCGTTCACGAGACCTATAGCCGTGGCAATGGCCTGACGCGCGAATGGGTATCGCCAGCCGACATCCGCATCGAGGAAACCGACGGTCAGCGCCGCGCGACATTGCTGTCGAGCGGCGAAGAGATAACCATCGGCGCAATCGAGAAAATGTCGAAATCGAAGAAGAACGTCGTCGACCCCGACGATATCATCGCCTCCTACGGCGCCGATACGGCTCGTTTCTTCGTGCTGTCCGATTCGCCGCCCGACCGTGACGTTATCTGGTCGGAAGCGGGTGTCGAGGGCGCGCATCGTTTCACGCAGCGCATGTGGCGCTTGGTGTCGGAGGCCGCTGACGCGCTGAAGACCGTCAGCGCGACTCCGGCTAAAGAAGGCAGCGCGCTGGCGATCTCACAGGTCGCCCATCGCACGCTGAAAGCGGTTCAGGGCGATTATGATAAGCTCGCCTTCAACAAGGCCGTCGCGCGCATCTATGAATTCGTCAACACATTGGCTGCTCCGCTGGCCAAGGTCGCCGCTGGCGACACGGATGCCAGCTATCGTTCCGCCGTTCGTGAAGCGGTCGAGATTCTCATCGCATTGGTCGCACCGATCACGCCGCATCTGGCCGAGGAATGCTCGACAGCGCTCGGCAATGCGCATCTGGTCGCCGTGAGCGCTTGGCCGCGCTACGACGAAGTGCTCGTCGTCGAGAATGAGATCGTGTATCCGGTGCAGATTAACGGCAAAAAGCGCGCCGAATTGACAATTGCGCGCGATGCAGATCAGAATGCCGTGCAAGAGGCTGTACTCGCCCTGGATGCCGTCGCAAGCGCATTGAATGGTCAGGCGCCAAAGAAGATCATCGTCGTTCCACAGAGGATCGTGAACATTGTCGTCTGATAGTCTTTTCAAGCTCGCTCGCGCTGCAGGCGTTGCGTCTCTGGTTGCCGTTGCCAGTCTTTTGTCCTCATGCCAGGTCAAGCCGCTTTACGCGGAGAGTACCGGCGTGACGCAGAAGCTCGCGGACGTTGCCTTTTCCG comes from the Rhizobium sp. NXC24 genome and includes:
- the leuS gene encoding leucine--tRNA ligase codes for the protein MATERYNPRDAEPRWQQKWNEEKVFLTDNADPREKYYVLEMFPYPSGRIHMGHVRNYAMGDVVARYKRARGYNVLHPMGWDAFGMPAENAARDNKVHPKEWTYQNIASMKAQLKAMGLSLDWSREFATCDVDYYHRQQMLFIDMMEKGLVYRKKSKVNWDPVDNTVLANEQVIDGRGWRSGALVEQRELTQWFFKITEFSQDLLDALDTLDHWPEKVRLMQKNWIGRSEGLTIRWEIVLETSPNSEREITVYTTRPDTLFGASFLAISADHPLAKEAAAVNPAIDAFCEECRRAGTSLAALETTEKKGMDMGIRVRHPLDPSWELPVYIANFVLMDYGTGAIFGCPSGDQRDLDFARKYGLPVVPVVMPRDGDAASFSIDDVAYDGDGVMINSRFLDGMSIEEAFETVATKLSATSLGNAPQAERKVNFRLRDWGISRQRYWGCPIPVIHCEDCGVLPVPKQDLPVKLPDDVTFDQPGNPLDRHPTWRHVACPQCGKDARRETDTMDTFVDSSWYYTRFTAPWENEPTDKAAADRWLPVDQYIGGIEHAILHLLYSRFFTRAMRETGHVAAKEPFKGLFTQGMVVHETYSRGNGLTREWVSPADIRIEETDGQRRATLLSSGEEITIGAIEKMSKSKKNVVDPDDIIASYGADTARFFVLSDSPPDRDVIWSEAGVEGAHRFTQRMWRLVSEAADALKTVSATPAKEGSALAISQVAHRTLKAVQGDYDKLAFNKAVARIYEFVNTLAAPLAKVAAGDTDASYRSAVREAVEILIALVAPITPHLAEECSTALGNAHLVAVSAWPRYDEVLVVENEIVYPVQINGKKRAELTIARDADQNAVQEAVLALDAVASALNGQAPKKIIVVPQRIVNIVV